Proteins from one Mus pahari chromosome 18, PAHARI_EIJ_v1.1, whole genome shotgun sequence genomic window:
- the Cebpzos gene encoding protein CEBPZOS, whose translation MARTMEPLARKIFKGVLAAELVGVAGAYFLFKKMNSSQDFRQTMSKKFPFILEVYYKSIEQSGMYGVREKDQEKWLTSKN comes from the exons ATGGCTCGGACCATGGAACCTCTGGCAAGGAAGATCTTTAAAGGAGTTTTAGCAGCTGAGCTTGTGGGTGTTGCTGGAGcttactttttgtttaaaaagatgaACTCCAGCCAAG attTCAGGCAAACAATGAGCAAGAAATTTCCCTTCATTTTGGAAG TTTATTACAAATCCATTGAACAGTCTGGAATGTATGGAGTTAGAGAGAAAGATCAGGAAAAATGGTTGACTAGCAAAAATTAA